The following proteins come from a genomic window of Polaribacter dokdonensis:
- a CDS encoding RNA polymerase sigma factor: MNQSDFLEVVLPFKDKVFRLAKRLLVSREEAEDATQELIFKLWKNKSKIGNYKNVEAFAMTMTKNYCYDRLKSKQASNLTLVHSNYKEKETSLDKKLEYQDSVNQVHQLIEKLPENQKIIIQLRDVEQYDFEEICKMVDMKPTAVRVALSRARKTIREELIKKHNYGVS; this comes from the coding sequence ATGAACCAATCAGACTTTTTAGAAGTTGTATTACCATTTAAAGATAAGGTTTTTAGACTAGCAAAAAGATTGTTAGTGTCTAGAGAAGAAGCAGAAGATGCTACCCAAGAACTTATTTTTAAATTGTGGAAAAATAAAAGCAAAATTGGGAATTATAAGAATGTTGAAGCCTTTGCAATGACAATGACTAAAAATTATTGTTATGATCGTTTAAAAAGTAAACAAGCAAGTAATTTAACATTAGTACATAGTAATTATAAAGAGAAAGAAACTTCTTTAGATAAGAAATTAGAATATCAAGACAGTGTAAACCAAGTACATCAATTGATAGAGAAATTGCCAGAAAATCAAAAGATTATAATTCAGCTAAGAGATGTTGAACAATATGATTTTGAAGAAATCTGTAAGATGGTAGATATGAAACCAACAGCAGTAAGAGTGGCATTGTCTAGAGCAAGAAAAACAATTAGAGAAGAATTAATTAAAAAACACAACTATGGAGTTAGCTAA